The Cricetulus griseus strain 17A/GY unplaced genomic scaffold, alternate assembly CriGri-PICRH-1.0 unplaced_scaffold_204, whole genome shotgun sequence genome contains a region encoding:
- the LOC100772489 gene encoding vomeronasal type-1 receptor 4-like isoform X2: MYFRTLTIKIIFLSVTTIGILGNFSVFYYYLVYYGDCKLKTVDLIHLHLMASNTLIILSKGVPNTMAAFGLKQFLNDIQCRLILYIERVGRSVSIGSICLLSVFQAVTISQKGSCCKDQKVKAAKYIGCCLSLLWVSYILIHFILFVNPLIKRYRNNVTGKQDFGHCSIAGRDGNSDSLYAAMVVCPEILFSLLMAWSSGSMIVILYRHKQRVQHIRRPSGSIRTSPESRATQNILVLVSTFLAFYTVSTILQGCVALLHNPSWWLVNITHLSSLCFPCFGPFVLINHYCMVSRLSLFWSRNINSVILK, from the coding sequence ATGTATTTCCGGACTCTGAccatcaaaataattttcttatcaGTAACTACAATAGGAATTCTTGgaaatttctctgtgttttactACTATCTGGTCTATTACGGAGACTGCAAATTAAAGACTGTAGATTTGATTCACCTGCACCTGATGGCATCCAACACCCTGATCATTCTCTCTAAAGGAGTGCCCAACACCATGGCAGCTTTTGGTTTGAAGCAGTTTTTAAATGATATTCAATGCAGATTAATTTTATACATTGAAAGAGTTGGCCGCAGTGTGTCCATTGGCTCtatctgcctcttgagtgtcttCCAGGCTGTCACCATCAGTCAGAAGGGATCCTGTTGTAAGGATCAAAAAGTCAAAGCTGCTAAGTACATTGGCTGTtgcctttcccttctctgggtcTCGTACATATtgatacatttcattttatttgtgaatCCACTTATCAAAAGGTATAGAAACAATGTGACGGGAAAACAAGATTTTGGACACTGCTCTATTGCAGGGCGGGATGGAAACAGTGACTCACTTTATGCAGCAATGGTGGTGTGCCCTGAAATCTTGTTTTCATTGCTAATGGCCTGGTCTAGTGGCTCCATGATTGTCATTCTGTACAGACACAAGCAGAGGGTTCAGCACATCCGTAGACCTTCTGGTTCCATCAGAACCTCCCCTGAGTCCAGAGCCACCCAGAACATCCTGGTGCTGGTGTCTACCTTTCTGGCTTTTTATACTGTCTCCACCATCTTACAAGGCTGTGTGGCTCTTTTGCATAATCCTAGTTGGTGGCTGGTGAACATCACTCACCTAagttctctgtgttttccttgttttggaCCCTTTGTTCTTATTAATCATTACTGCATGGTTTCAAGACTCAGTTTGTTCTGGAGTAGGAATATAAACTCAGTTATTCTTAAATAA
- the LOC113838840 gene encoding vomeronasal type-1 receptor 4-like, with protein MYIWTLIIKLIFLSLTTTGILGNFSLFYYYLICYGECKLKTVDLIHIHLMAANTLIILSKGVPHTMAAFGLKQFLNDIQCRLPLYIVRVDQSMSIGITCLLSVFQVVTISQKESCCKDQKVKAAKYIGCTLSILWVSYILIHFIFFVNPLMKSYSINMTSKRDFGHCSTAGRDGISDSLYAALDMCPEIFLSLLMAWSSGSMIVILYRHKQRVQHIRSTCGSSRTSPESRATQNILALVSTFLAFYTLSAILQGCVALLSNSSWWLVNINHVTSLCFPCFGHFVLMNHYSMPSLSLVWIRNVNTLILKYVNDIILMVSSCLVTHLPHKVSAER; from the coding sequence atgtatatctGGACTCTGAtcatcaaattaatttttttgtcacTAACTACAactggaattctgggaaatttctCTCTGTTTTACTACTATCTAATCTGCTATGGAGAATGCAAATTAAAGACCGTAGATTTGATTCACATTCACCTAATGGCAGCCAACACCCTGATCATTCTGTCTAAAGGAGTGCCCCACACGATGGCAGCTTTTGGTTTgaagcaatttttaaatgatattcaaTGCAGATTACCTTTGTACATTGTAAGAGTTGACCAAAGTATGTCCATTGGCAtcacctgcctcttgagtgtcttCCAGGTGGTCACCATCAGTCAGAAGGAATCCTGTTGTAAGGATCAAAAAGTCAAAGCTGCTAAGTACATTGGCTGCaccctttccattctctgggtctcatacattttgatacatttcattttctttgtgaatCCACTCATGAAAAGTTATAGTATCAATATGACAAGTAAACGAGATTTTGGACACTGCTCTACTGCAGGGCGGGATGGAATCAGTGACTCACTCTATGCAGCATTGGATATGTGCCCTGAAATCTTCTTATCATTGCTCATGGCCTGGTCTAGTGGCTCCATGATTGTCATTCTGTACAGACACAAGCAAAGAGTTCAGCACATCCGAAGCACTTGTGGTTCCAGCAGAACCTCCCCTGAGTCCAGAGCCACCCAGAACATCCTGGCGCTGGTGTCTACATTTCTGGCTTTTTATACTCTCTCTGCTATCTTACAAGGCTGTGTGGCTCTTTTGTCTAATTCTAGTTGGTGGCTGGTGAACATCAATCATGTcacttctctgtgttttccttgttttggaCACTTTGTTCTTATGAATCATTACTCCATGCCAAGTCTCAGCTTGGTCTGGATAAGGAATGTAAACACACTCATTCTTAAATATGTAAATGATATAATTCTTATGGTATCCAGTTGTTTAGTCACCCATCTCCCTCACAAAGTCAGTGCAGAAAGATAA
- the LOC113838841 gene encoding vomeronasal type-1 receptor 4-like, which yields MPNNRMYFWTLIIKIIFLSLTTIGILGNFSVFHYYLVCYADCKLKTVDLIHVHLMASNTLIILSKGVPHTMAAFGLKQFLNDIQCRLLLYIERIGRSVSIGSTCLLSVFQAVTISQKESCCKDQKVKAAKYIGCSISLLWVLYILIHFIFFVNPLIQSYCNNVTGKQDFGHCSTAGRDGISDSLYAALVVFPEICFSLLMAWSSGSMIVILYRHKQRVQHIRSTHGSSRTSPESKATQNILALVSTFLAFYTVSAILQGCLALLYNPSWWLVNTNRVTSLCFPCFGPFVLINHYSMVSRLSLVWMRNRNSIILK from the coding sequence ATGCCTAATAACAGAATGTATTTCTGGACTCTGAtcatcaaaataattttcttatcaCTAACTACAATAGGAATTCTTGGaaatttctctgtgtttcactACTATCTGGTCTGCTATGCAGACTGCAAATTAAAGACTGTAGATTTGATTCACGTGCACCTGATGGCATCCAACACCCTGATCATTCTCTCTAAAGGAGTGCCCCACACCATGGCAGCTTTTGGTTTGAAGCAGTTTTTAAATGATATTCAATGCAGATTACTTTTGTACATTGAAAGAATTGGCCGCAGTGTGTCCATtggctccacctgcctcttgagtgtcttCCAGGCTGTCACCATCAGTCAGAAGGAATCCTGTTGTAAGGATCAAAAAGTCAAAGCTGCTAAGTACATTGGCTgctccatttcccttctctgggtCTTGTACATATtgatacatttcattttctttgtgaatCCACTCATCCAAAGTTATTGTAACAATGTGACAGGAAAACAAGATTTTGGACACTGCTCTACTGCAGGGCGGGATGGAATCAGTGACTCACTCTATGCAGCATTGGTGGTGTTCCCTGAAATCTGCTTTTCATTGCTAATGGCCTGGTCTAGTGGCTCGATGATTGTCATTCTGTACAGACACAAGCAGAGGGTTCAGCACATCCGCAGCACCCATGGTTCCAGCAGGACCTCCCctgagtccaaagccacccagaACATCCTGGCACTGGTGTCTACCTTTCTGGCTTTTTATACTGTCTCTGCTATCTTACAAGGCTGTTTGGCTCTTTTGTATAATCCTAGTTGGTGGCTGGTGAACACCAATCGTGTcacttctctgtgttttccttgttttggaCCCTTTGTTCTTATTAATCATTACTCCATGGTTTCAAGACTCAGTTTGGTCTGGATGAGGAATAGAAACTCAATTATTCTTAAATAA
- the LOC100765507 gene encoding vomeronasal type-1 receptor 4-like isoform X2, whose protein sequence is MNIWNLAIRIIFLSQTTTGILGNFSLLLYYLVLYCREHTLKHTDLILTHLMAANALIILSAAVPQTMAVWGFKHFVNDFGCVFLLYIQGFARNVSIGATCLLSVFQALTISSRKSCWKDHKAKTTKCIHCSVSLLWVFYMLIRFIFLMNIFMKTNSQNMTRNRDFGYCSTVGWDEIINSLYTALVMCPEIFFAVLITWSSASMIVTLYRHKQSVQHIRSSHGSRRSSPESTATQNILVLVSTFLAFYTLSTILRGCIAFLYNHSRWLVYISRITSLCFPCFGPFVLMRHHSVLSIFNLVWLRKILPDLFLTVHNIRLSILFKL, encoded by the coding sequence ATGAATATCTGGAACCTGGCAATCAGAATCATTTTCTTATCACAAACAACAACTGGAATTCTTGgaaatttctctcttttgttgTACTATCTAGTACTTTATTGTAGAGAACACACATTAAAGCATACAGATTTGATTCTCACACACCTAATGGCAGCCAATGCCTTGATCATTCTCTCTGCAGCAGTGCCCCAAACAATGGCAGTTTGGGGATTTAAACATTTTGTGAATGATTTTGGATGTGTGTTCCTATTGTACATTCAAGGATTTGCTCGAAATGTGTCCATTGGTGCAACCTGCCTTTTGAGTGTCTTCCAGGCACTGACCATCAGTTCCAGGAAGTCATGTTGGAAGGATCATAAAGCCAAAACTACAAAGTGCATTCACTGTTCTGTTTCCCTTCTCTGGGTCTTCTACATGCTGATACGTTTCATATTCTTGATGAacatatttatgaaaacaaatagtCAAAACATGACAAGAAATCGAGATTTTGGATATTGCTCTACTGTAGGCTGGGATGAAATCATAAACTCACTCTATACAGCATTGGTGATGTGCCCTGAAATCTTTTTTGCTGTGCTCATCACCTGGTCCAGCGCCTCCATGATTGTCACCCTGTACAGACACAAGCAGAGTGTTCAACACATCAGAAGTTCTCATGGTTCCAGGAGATCCTCCCCTGAGTCCACAGCCACCCAGAACATCCTGGTTCTGGTGTCTACTTTTCTGGCTTTTTATACTCTCTCTACCATCTTGCGAGGCTGCATTGCATTTTTGTATAATCACAGTCGGTGGCTTGTGTACATCTCTCGAAttacttctctttgttttcccTGTTTTGGACCCTTTGTTCTTATGAGACATCACTCAGTTTTGtccatttttaatttggtttggtTAAGAAAAATTTTGCCTGATTTGTTTTTAACTGTGCACAATATAAGACTttcaatattatttaaattataa